In Curtobacterium sp. TC1, the following proteins share a genomic window:
- a CDS encoding TMEM175 family protein: MTEHARTDRGLDRLVNFSDATVAIAITLLILPLVDIASDLRDGKGAGDLLRAHWPALLEFLITFWLISRFWILHHQVFEHVRSYNARVMQLNFVWLISIVFLPFAANLLNSGENDDRVAHALYLGSMVVTSLALTGIELVLRRNPELLATPLGDSARGLIAAGLLSLALILSVVFPNIGLLWALLLVLQGTVARLLRRV, translated from the coding sequence CCGTCGCCATCGCGATCACGCTCCTGATCCTGCCGCTGGTCGACATCGCCAGTGACCTGCGCGACGGCAAGGGCGCAGGCGACCTGCTCAGAGCGCACTGGCCCGCCCTGCTCGAGTTCCTCATCACGTTCTGGTTGATCTCGAGGTTCTGGATCCTCCACCACCAGGTGTTCGAGCACGTCCGCTCCTACAACGCCCGGGTCATGCAGCTGAACTTCGTGTGGCTCATCAGCATCGTGTTCCTGCCCTTCGCCGCGAACCTGCTCAACAGCGGCGAGAACGACGACCGCGTGGCGCACGCCCTCTACCTCGGCAGCATGGTCGTGACGAGCTTGGCCCTCACCGGCATCGAACTCGTGCTCCGACGGAACCCAGAGTTGCTCGCCACACCGCTGGGCGACTCGGCGCGAGGGCTCATCGCTGCCGGCCTGCTGTCGCTCGCCCTGATCCTGTCGGTGGTGTTCCCGAACATCGGTCTGCTCTGGGCCTTGCTCCTCGTGCTGCAAGGCACGGTTGCCCGGCTGCTCCGCCGCGTCTGA
- a CDS encoding thioredoxin family protein, producing MTVIVAVAVLVGVLALATVIGLLLRASTGRARNTEASTDSSVADIAPSTAFGTRATLVQFSTPTCARCPATARQLDSLAAQYAGVTRLEIDLTEHPHLATRFNVLQTPTVLLVDGSHAVRTRFGGPPRPPELAAALDTVLTGPQESR from the coding sequence ATGACCGTCATCGTGGCCGTCGCCGTCCTGGTGGGAGTCCTCGCACTCGCCACCGTGATCGGCCTGCTCCTGCGCGCAAGCACTGGCCGCGCGCGGAACACGGAAGCCAGTACCGACAGCAGCGTCGCCGACATCGCGCCGTCGACCGCCTTCGGCACCCGCGCCACCCTCGTCCAGTTCTCCACGCCGACCTGCGCGCGCTGCCCCGCGACGGCCCGCCAGCTCGACAGCCTCGCAGCGCAGTACGCCGGCGTGACTCGGCTCGAGATCGACCTGACCGAGCACCCGCACCTCGCCACCCGCTTCAACGTCCTGCAGACACCCACGGTCCTGCTCGTCGACGGTTCCCACGCCGTCCGCACCCGCTTCGGAGGGCCACCCCGCCCACCGGAACTCGCCGCAGCCCTCGACACCGTCCTCACCGGCCCACAGGAGTCCCGATGA